The following DNA comes from Maylandia zebra isolate NMK-2024a linkage group LG6, Mzebra_GT3a, whole genome shotgun sequence.
TTGGAAACAAAGCTTGAATTACAATTACTTAAATACTCACAGGAATGTAAACATTGCatgtgttgttaataataaaaaaaaggcaccacttttcttttcttatggTCTTTTACTGCTTTTTCACAACCTGCTGTGTCACACCAGAGGTGTGGCTGCTGTCCCTGAATGCAGTGAAGCACTTGGGCGTGTGGAAAACCGACGGTTTCTTTTCTACCAGTTGGAGTCGAAAACCCTCTTGCACATGTTCGAGTTCTCCTGGTGAAGAGGGAATTCGGAACCAGGAATGagtgtctttctgcctttgCGAGATACAACACTCTTCCCTGATGGCAGGCTCTCATACTTGGTCAGGTATTCACTGAAGGAAGAGCATTACAAATAAAAAGTTAAGTAATATAAGAGATTATTCAAAGatggcaacattttttttattatttagtacCTGACTGGGAAGGTAGATTTGTCCATCTGCAGGCACACCAGGAAGGGGTATTCTGAGAACTGGACAGTGGTAATGAAGTCCAGTGATGCGTCTGTATCAAAGCTGACCTCCACACCCGCTCTTAAAAAGTCCATGTCCACAGTAACGTTGCCAGTGACTACTAATGCTGCTCTGAAAACACAGCCAAATCAAAACAATGTGTTCAACAGACAATGCTGGGACTCTTGGCTTTGTAGGTCTGAAGTTGGaatacactaccagtcaaaagtttggatgcacttttttttactactttctacattgtagatacatactgaagacatcaaatatatgaaaCAAGATATATAGAATTAtgaagcaaaggaaaaaaatataactaaatgtgtttaatattttaGATCCTGGAAATAGCCACCCCCTGCTTTGTTGAAAGCActgcaaacccttggccttctctcagtgagcttcaggatgtagtcacctgaaatgttttcacttcacaggtgtgcctCGTTCATTTGTGGAGTTTGCTTTCTTAAATGGGGTTGGGACAATtagttgtgttgtgcagaagtcaggttggtaTACAACTGATTGTCCCAATTTGACAACttttagaattcatattatggcaagaaccaatcagctaagtaaagagaaatgacagtccatcattactttaagaactgaaggtcagtcagtccagAAAATTGCcaaaactttgaatgtgtcctCAGGCGCAGTCACTGCACCCCATCTCTACATCAGCTGTTCAGAGGAGTCAGGGTTTTATGATCAAATAGCTGTTAAGAAACCACTActaaaggaaaagcaacaagtagaacagatttgtttgggccaagaaacacaaggaatggacattagaccgtttgaaatctgtgctttggtctggtgAGTGAGCAACCACAGTAGTTGCAATGTGCAAAGTTTGCAGTGACAGTAGGAGAGACCTGACCTAATTTACTGGGGCCCCCACCTGACTCCACTCCCTGACACTGCAAGTGGAGTGCATGATTCTGTTTAAACAAACCTAATGACAGCGAGGACAGCcactcagtaaaaaaaaaaaaaaaaaaaaaagccgttAACCTTctgagaatgaaaaaaaatagcaaaactTGGTGAGTGTAGCTGATAATTAAATATAATGCTAAATAACTAAAAGCTGTCTAGTCTATCATTTACTGTTTGGCAGAGGTGCTTTTATTACATAACTTCCGCTAGCATctcaatattttcttttctctacTCGTTAAATTTGCCTCCTCTGTTGGTCATGACACGTCACAGTCAAGTAAGAATTGTTTTCTTCATGTCAGATTATTTATAACACAGTGGTGATGAATGCTTGTTGGAGGTGAACCCTATGAACAGACTATAGAACCACCACTGACTATAATGTGCTTCTCCTTCTAATATGCTATCAACGTACTGGTGATACCACCAGTATAAGCCTACTTCTTGGTGGGGTTTATCACATGAATGAGGATAAAGTGAACAGAAGTCAAGCAAGTTTCAGTTAAGAAGACACTCACAGAGGGAAAGGTACATATATAAGCCCAATCCCAATGTCTACCCTAATGCCTGAGCACTAAATAGTCAAAACTTTGCTCATGTAGACATGGTGAGATACCAATGTGGTTTGTTCTGCTTCTATAGATAGTCTGCCACTCTATTATCAGAGTGGAAGAGGTACAGCTATGCTGATCCATTCACCTGCCTCTGCCAGTcccctgcacacaaacagtccTGAAGTCCAACTTCAAGTTGCGAACACCCCTCCAAACAATGGTCTACAAACCAAGGCATTGTTTCTAACATCATCATCACAGTGAATCATTCTGAAGCTTCTCTTTAATCACTTAATTAATTAACCAGCTCCGGGACTCAAGTTTAAACATTCTAGATGCAGGACATCAGCACTGATGTGCAGTCCATCAAACCACATATGAATATTAAAAATCTGTAGCATTACTCTTTCATCACCGGATGCCGACAGCTAACTGATATTGAGTTACTGTTGTGCATTGactgtaatgtttttaaaatagagAACCAGACAGACCTGATGTCATAGCCACACAACCCTACCAGTGAGACAGGAGTGAAGCACAATACTGGAGCAAATCCAAAGTGCAGATGGAACAAATGAATCAGACAACACTTATAGACTGTCTAAAGTTCACGTAAATCCAACATCAACAGAAATCTATTTGCAGTGGAGTGATGGGGTTTAGAATCGACGTTCAGTCGCAGAGAGTGTTTTCTAAGAACTGTCTGTCTATCAAAAGGCTTTTTGTGCTGTGTTGTACGCTGTTTTATGGTAAAAGTTGTTTATTTCAATGTACCTGTTGTTAACACTGGTCTTGGACTCTCTGTACCACAGACTGATCTCCATGCCTCCAGAAATGTCAATGGCGAGACCTCCTTGAAACTCCGCACTTGCCTTCAGACCAGACTGGAGCTGGATGACCTGAAAGACAGCAAATAAGAAGAAATCCCACAATGGATGCTTAATTGAAATTAAGATAgtttgcaaaaaaagaaaaagaaagaaatgtgagtCTTTCTAGATATTAAGTGCTGTAAGCATGTGGAAATTAACCCTAGGAAAACAAGAAACTTCTTTTCTAGTTTAAACTTCATATCACATTTATTCTTTGTGTATATTAGgccagaaaatgagaaaaaacacaccagaCCATATTAACTCTAAGTCTTCATCACACTCTGACAAACATAATTATATATCAGTCATGAATGAGAATGAATCACTTCTACTACCCAAACTAACAATAGTTTATTAAGTCGACAACATAAATACTCACAAgctgacaaaaaataaaatgatcaatGTCTGAATTCAGtccaaaatagaaaataacAATGATCAACTTGGCTTTTGTATACACAGAAAGATTCTAGATTGAAATCTGCTTTTGTAGGAAATAATGAGCTTGTCACagtcacagacaggaagtaaccCTTTTCTATGGATACACTGAAGTCAGAACCGATTCCATGTATTTCCACCGAAAAGCCAATACAAAAGGGATAGAATATCATAtgaaagtaaaattttaaaaaaaagcactgtttttaaaATAGCACCTGTTTCACAATACCTCATCCTTGTTTCAGCTTCACACATTTAGACCCTACTCACACTTGCGTCATTCACCTCGACAGCTGGAGTTATTAAGTGTGACCCGttcctctctgtgtctgtgtacacATAGTCGTTGCATCTGACCAAGTGAAATAGGTGTGTTGCCCAGCATGACTCATGTGAGCTTTTTCTGCCCTGCCTCCTCTACGCTTTCTTGACATTTATGCTAAGTTTGACTTCAGCGTTAAGCCTCTTCAGCCTCCGTCTCCAGTGTCAAAGTCTGCTTATTGCACTCTTAGTCATCCACGTGGCAACGTGATGTAGCAACAATGACGGCACTTCTGACTTCACACAGAGTGTACACGTGTATGTTTTTAAGTGTGTGCTGCTTTTCCTTGAACAGAGTGAACTACAATCTGCAAATCTGACACTGTTTTTGAAGGAGTGGAAAGGCTTCTGGGAACAGCTGATAACTGTGATTGGGATCTTACCTCAGAATGATCCGAGAGCAGGATGAGACCCTTCACGACATTGATGGGGTCTCCAGTCATGGAGAACATTTTAGACATGAGGTCACTGTAACCCTTGAAGAAGGTGACAGGACGCAGCTGGATGTCGAAAAGCAGAGCCGACATCCCGGCAAAGGACTCCAGGTCTTCCTCCCCCTCATCAGGTGTGGCAGCAATCAGAGTCTCCAGACCCTGGGCCTCGATCGCCACCTGGAAGAGAAATGTTCCCATTTATTTCAGTAATTCGCTCTATTTTTGAGGATTCAGTGATTTTATGAAACTCTTTAAGTTCACCTGTAATCCATGTAGCATTGCTTCGTTAGTAGCACCAAAAATATTCATGTTGCTTCTTCTGAGAATCCCAGAGCCTGAATACAAGATGTCCAAACTGTATGTGGAGGTCAGATCGGGGGACTCTGTAGGGAGCAAGACATTAGAAGTACTCAGTTAGTatgcatgtaactgtgtttGCTTATATAGTCAAAGATTgatattttctttaattaagCTGACTTACTTTTAATATTTcatcacaatttaaaaaaaaatgtcattctTTTGTCACTTACGAGCCATGAATCCTGAAAATGCAGATGATGATCCAACCTTTGCAAAGCGGTTATAGTTACAAGAAATCATGTCCTTCATAGCTTGCCCTAGCActttgctgaaaaaaaaaaagggaaacctATTTAACAGTTTTAATATATTGTCATCATATAACTGTCAAGTCCTTCTGAGCTATGATGCAGAGACAGGTTATTTTCCTGTAACACACCTGGCAGGCATCTGGAAGCGTAGGATGTCCTGGATCTTTGACAGCATGTACTTGTTCATTTCATGTGGCAAGTTTCCGATGGACAGAAGCAGATTCTTCACCTCCATGTATGTGGGGTTGCTACTGAGGATGACGTCAGCAGCGGCGGCTCTCACATTTTTCTCATAGATGCGGCGATTCTGGTGGTAAACCCTGTTCACTGTTTGcttgacctaaaaaaaaaaaaaaaaaaaataattagctGGCAGGAAAGTATTTGTGTGTAATTGTTTAACCACAGAGTAATATTCGATACATACCTCACTGGTCATGAGATTCACATCGTATCTCTGCAGGGCAGTGAGGGCAATGGTGTTGTAGGCTCCCACTTCTGATTCTGCATATTTGGTGAAAATAGGAATGGCCTCGGGCAGGAGAGAGTTTTTTAGGGCCAAAAGGTACATCTGGACCTCCGACTCAACCGTTGTGCTGTCGGGAGCGTTCAATATCATCTTCTTGACCTGCTCCACGATCTGAGAGACAAACATGAAGCAGAAAAATCATCAGTTAACTGTTGGtcatttttattgcatttgtAGTATATTCCAGTATGTAGGGTACACTTTCTGGCCCTTAAGAAATGCTGGGCTTTGTTCAGTGTCACTTCTTCTTTAGATGACTCACAGGTAAGTTGCAGCCTCCTTTCTGACACAGTTTGTGGACCAGGGCTCCCATAATGATCACCACAGATTCTTTGATGTCAGTACTGCCGATCTTCCCTTTAGAAATATCCTGAAAGGAAAATGTTCCTTATAACAATTTGCTGAAAACACTGACTGCTGGCAGGTAACTTAAGCAAAATTATTCTTTGTTTACAACCAACTGGGAGTGAATCCTGCATTATTATCTTATTACCTAGAGGGCACCAGTTTCTTACGATACCTTCTAAGTGGGAGAAATTCTTAAACTTTCCTTTAACTCACCAGCAGGGCCTGGAGCATTCTCTCATTGGGATGTGAAGCAAAGCCACATGCATAGAGAAACCTCTCCTGCAGAACCAAACCTTTGGCATCAGTGAAGTTAAGGAATTCAAGCATGGCATCCAGGGATTCAGAGGTCTGGGAGGATGTTACAGCATCAACAACCTGAGGTCTGATACCAGCAGAAAGAAGTTAAACAGGGCAGAGCAGTAAAGAGGAAataagatgcaaaaaaaaaaaaatattttatatatatatatatatatatatatatatatggagcaAGGCTCTCACTTACAGAGACGTCTTGCTGGCACTCCTCAGCACTTTGAGGATCTCGTCCTTGGGCGCCTTCCTAATGGTCTGGATGAGGGCCAGGAAGCTCCGAGGAGCCCTGGTTTTGGACAGGCTCTCTGGCTCCAGCTGCTTCTTCTCAGCCTGCCAATGTTCAAAAAGCTAAGAGGAAGAACACAGGGGAGAGGGGATTAGAACACAGATCATCTTCACTTAGTAATCAAAGTACAAAAATAAACTGTATCTGTTTACCAAGACTGTACTATTACAagtcattttgttttaatgacttGAACAGCTCAACTTGAAACCACTTTTCCTATTCAGAACGAGGTTTAAATGCATGAAAAGTGCTCCTGGAGAGGAAACACAAGTACAAGACCTTTCCCTGTCCTGTTAATACAAATTTAAAGAGACGTGTTATTTATGTGAATAGAAATACATAATAGCGAATTAATTCTCAGAGCCAGATAAGCTATGTTAGCTATACATGGGTGATAATAccataacaaaagaaaagaaaagatagtGAAATATTCAGatcaattacattttatttacagtatattgcaccaaatcaaaacaacagttgcCTGAAGGCGTTCTACACATCTCTATAGTATCTATAGTAGGGAGGGATCCCCAACAA
Coding sequences within:
- the mttp gene encoding microsomal triglyceride transfer protein large subunit produces the protein MLTFVVFLICAAISVSASAKGAAAGPRLNNNQLYKFSYTTEVLVDRARGSKEGSAGYKFSSDVNVNLVWRDQSNKDDQLIQLAISNLRIEPVSPRSEKKNILHGSTTESILGKNKLAALTKPFLVHLKNGKAKAFYSYRSEPATVKNLKRGLASLLQVQLSTGKVVENDVSGRCTVEYKAVKGQVTRTKNLETCKTEEAGFTTHSKVLGVSRKSSSVTVFTLENGFIRSAEAEETHSLAVNARRSVAAKVSSRQSLKLVGTEAGPLEAAGKDAAAVVKSIDAKLAAVGIAAEKVKSECKGCPSLFEHWQAEKKQLEPESLSKTRAPRSFLALIQTIRKAPKDEILKVLRSASKTSLPQVVDAVTSSQTSESLDAMLEFLNFTDAKGLVLQERFLYACGFASHPNERMLQALLDISKGKIGSTDIKESVVIIMGALVHKLCQKGGCNLPIVEQVKKMILNAPDSTTVESEVQMYLLALKNSLLPEAIPIFTKYAESEVGAYNTIALTALQRYDVNLMTSEVKQTVNRVYHQNRRIYEKNVRAAAADVILSSNPTYMEVKNLLLSIGNLPHEMNKYMLSKIQDILRFQMPASKVLGQAMKDMISCNYNRFAKVGSSSAFSGFMAQSPDLTSTYSLDILYSGSGILRRSNMNIFGATNEAMLHGLQVAIEAQGLETLIAATPDEGEEDLESFAGMSALLFDIQLRPVTFFKGYSDLMSKMFSMTGDPINVVKGLILLSDHSEVIQLQSGLKASAEFQGGLAIDISGGMEISLWYRESKTSVNNRAALVVTGNVTVDMDFLRAGVEVSFDTDASLDFITTVQFSEYPFLVCLQMDKSTFPVSEYLTKYESLPSGKSVVSRKGRKTLIPGSEFPLHQENSNMCKRVFDSNW